A portion of the Sphaerochaeta pleomorpha str. Grapes genome contains these proteins:
- a CDS encoding CYTH domain-containing protein, with product MAFEVELKAHVQDPQAIMAILEGFEHISEPVCEYKQDIYYAKNEGEEPLFRLRRESFGPDFDSLTGSVLFTYKEKTRKDGIEVNVEKEFTTSDSQGENAEQFFLALGYVEYIKKTKKGYSFVHAIDGFLPMLHIELAEVKSLGWFLEMEFLIEDPSLVAQAKEKLLEVLHAVGLGDSTIESRYYMHMLKDKDI from the coding sequence ATGGCATTTGAAGTAGAATTGAAGGCCCATGTGCAAGATCCCCAGGCAATAATGGCTATCCTTGAAGGATTTGAGCATATTTCTGAACCTGTCTGTGAATATAAACAGGATATTTATTATGCAAAGAACGAAGGAGAGGAACCTCTCTTTCGTCTTCGTCGTGAAAGTTTTGGCCCCGACTTCGATTCGCTAACCGGTTCAGTCCTTTTTACCTATAAAGAAAAGACACGCAAGGATGGCATTGAAGTCAATGTGGAAAAAGAGTTCACTACCTCTGACTCACAAGGCGAAAATGCCGAACAATTCTTTCTGGCGCTCGGCTATGTGGAATATATAAAGAAAACGAAGAAAGGATATTCATTTGTCCATGCCATTGATGGTTTTTTGCCCATGCTCCATATAGAACTGGCTGAGGTAAAAAGCCTGGGATGGTTTTTGGAAATGGAATTCCTTATAGAAGACCCTTCTTTGGTAGCGCAGGCAAAAGAAAAACTCCTTGAGGTCTTGCATGCCGTTGGGTTAGGGGATTCCACTATCGAGAGCAGATATTATATGCATATGCTCAAAGATAAGGATATATAA
- a CDS encoding heme-degrading domain-containing protein, translating into MDTIEKLAIVSAQEELLAFESFTHEDAWELGKIIVSEAMDKDLKIAVGIRLLSGLNLFQYSVEGANLNNDLWLDRKFNTVRMFEVSSLAYALKLKKQGQTMADKGLDPNSYASCGGGFPIFVQGVGMVAIAMVSGLPDVQDHEVLVTCISRYLNTDDVPRVPLT; encoded by the coding sequence ATGGATACCATTGAAAAACTGGCGATTGTATCGGCACAGGAAGAATTGCTGGCATTTGAATCTTTCACCCATGAAGATGCTTGGGAGCTTGGAAAGATAATCGTATCTGAGGCGATGGATAAGGATCTGAAAATTGCAGTTGGTATCAGGTTGCTCAGTGGGCTGAATCTATTTCAGTATTCTGTTGAAGGGGCTAACCTGAACAATGACCTTTGGCTTGACCGTAAGTTCAACACCGTAAGAATGTTTGAGGTCAGTAGCCTGGCTTATGCCCTTAAGCTGAAAAAACAAGGGCAGACGATGGCTGATAAAGGTCTCGACCCCAACAGTTATGCCTCTTGCGGGGGCGGTTTTCCCATTTTTGTACAGGGTGTAGGGATGGTAGCCATTGCGATGGTTTCCGGCTTACCTGATGTACAGGATCATGAAGTATTGGTTACTTGTATCAGCAGATATCTGAATACGGACGATGTCCCCAGAGTTCCGCTTACCTAA